The segment TCGCATTTTCAAGCCCTACGAAAATCGCGCGCGAAATGATACTTTGACCGATATTTACGAGCGAAATTTCGCTGTTTTTCACCAGCGCAGAGACATTTTGGTAGTTCAGACCCCCGCCAGCAGTTACATTCATACCTAGCCCCTTGGCATACGCGCTCATGTGGCGAAGTTTGGAGATTTCATCTTTTAACATTGATTTTAGCGTATCAAGCGGGAGATTATACGCCTTTATCGCATGTGGCGTAAAAGCCAAATTTGACCTAATCGTCGCAAACAGCGCAGAGTATGTGCCGGTGCGAAGCTCGATCGAGCGGACATTAAAATCATTTGCCATGTCGATTACTTCACGCACAGGCTCGATAAACAGCCCCACGCGCACGCCTGAGTGTTGCAAAAACTCGATATCACTCGCGATTT is part of the Campylobacter sp. VBCF_01 NA2 genome and harbors:
- a CDS encoding pyridoxine 5'-phosphate synthase, producing the protein MLLGVNIDHVAVLREARAMNDPDILMAAYTAISAGANQITLHLHEDRRHINEDDIADIVRHSKVPVNVECSGGSELLEILVKAKPYRITLVPHSGEDCGLNLHSEQIASDIEFLQHSGVRVGLFIEPVREVIDMANDFNVRSIELRTGTYSALFATIRSNLAFTPHAIKAYNLPLDTLKSMLKDEISKLRHMSAYAKGLGMNVTAGGGLNYQNVSALVKNSEISLVNIGQSIISRAIFVGLENAIKEMKEVIK